The Vitis riparia cultivar Riparia Gloire de Montpellier isolate 1030 chromosome 10, EGFV_Vit.rip_1.0, whole genome shotgun sequence genome includes a region encoding these proteins:
- the LOC117924208 gene encoding tobamovirus multiplication protein 1 isoform X2 — MFELRDGSCFPRVLAAVNVALACIDGVVGLLAFFQLIRIHSRSRQLGWTRQKVFHLMIGSSNVGYFLYFVLTLVATCKGWLCWSNSCGFVLMACPKILLLAAFLLLLSFWVDLCHQPDDEDDEDEESSSQEALLEKTLNLPSSSNKNSHRKCCSLRAIHIGSRQKIVILVIVLIFVLMVTFAVLIWIGMGKNLIDSSVVARVYVDLFSIAILLLGGALACYGLMLCLKMRKVRSERASSEMSKVAGLAVVSVICFTSSAFVALFTDIPMLYHWHPQPVNGVCTSLLLILYYFIGSSVPSAFVLWVMRELPPSITTVIYVESRPVTFISESSESVNHPQRWSTATSSQNQRIF, encoded by the exons ATGTTTGAATTGAGAGACGGCAGTTGCTTTCCACGTGTCCTGGCGGCTGTCAATGTGGCTCTTGCCTGCATCGATGGTGTCGTTGGTCTTCTTGCATTCTTTCAG TTAATAAGGATCCACTCAAGGAGTAGACAACTTGGTTGGACTCGCCAAAAA GTTTTTCATCTCATGATTGGATCTTCTAATGTGG GTTActtcctttattttgttttaactcTTGTGGCTACCTGTAAGGGTTGGCTATGCTGGTCGAATTCTTGTGGCTTTGTTCTCATGG CCTGCCCCAAAATTTTGCTTCTTGCAGCATTTCTTCTACTTTTATCATTCtg GGTCGACCTTTGCCATCAGCcagatgatgaagatgatgaggatgaagaGTCTAGTTCTCAGGAAGCTTTGTTGGAAAAGACATTAAATTTGCCAAGCtcatcaaataaaaatagtCATAGAAAATGTTGCTCTCTCCGAGCCATCCATATTGGCAGCCGTCAAAAAATTGTCATTTTG GTTATTGtgcttatttttgttttaatggtTACATTTGCCGTGCTAATCTGGATTGGAATGGGAAAGAATCTTATTGATTCATCAGTAGTGGCTCGG GTATATGTGGACCTTTTTTCCATAGCAATCCTTTTGTTAGGAGGGGCATTAGCATGTTATG GATTAATGTTGTGcttgaaaatgagaaaagtaaGATCTGAGAGAGCTTCATCAGAAATGTCAAAG GTTGCAGGATTGGCTGTTGTTTCCGTTATATGTTTTACCTCAAGTGCTTTTGTGGCTCTTTTTACCGATATTCCA ATGCTCTATCATTGGCATCCACAGCCCGTAAATGGTGTTTGTACTTCACTTTTACtgattttgtattattttatag GTTCATCAGTACCTTCAGCATTTGTCTTATGGGTCATGAGAGAATTACCACCCTCAATTACAACTGTCATATATGTTGAATCAAGACCAGTAACATTCATCAGTGAGAGTTCAGAATCTGTAAATCATCCTCAACGGTGGTCTACTGCCACAAGCTCACAAAATCAG CGGATATTCTAG
- the LOC117924208 gene encoding tobamovirus multiplication protein 1 isoform X3: protein MFELRDGSCFPRVLAAVNVALACIDGVVGLLAFFQLIRIHSRSRQLGWTRQKVFHLMIGSSNVGYFLYFVLTLVATCKGWLCWSNSCGFVLMACPKILLLAAFLLLLSFWVDLCHQPDDEDDEDEESSSQEALLEKTLNLPSSSNKNSHRKCCSLRAIHIGSRQKIVILVYVDLFSIAILLLGGALACYGLMLCLKMRKVRSERASSEMSKVAGLAVVSVICFTSSAFVALFTDIPMLYHWHPQPVNGVCTSLLLILYYFIGSSVPSAFVLWVMRELPPSITTVIYVESRPVTFISESSESVNHPQRWSTATSSQNQISRASPI, encoded by the exons ATGTTTGAATTGAGAGACGGCAGTTGCTTTCCACGTGTCCTGGCGGCTGTCAATGTGGCTCTTGCCTGCATCGATGGTGTCGTTGGTCTTCTTGCATTCTTTCAG TTAATAAGGATCCACTCAAGGAGTAGACAACTTGGTTGGACTCGCCAAAAA GTTTTTCATCTCATGATTGGATCTTCTAATGTGG GTTActtcctttattttgttttaactcTTGTGGCTACCTGTAAGGGTTGGCTATGCTGGTCGAATTCTTGTGGCTTTGTTCTCATGG CCTGCCCCAAAATTTTGCTTCTTGCAGCATTTCTTCTACTTTTATCATTCtg GGTCGACCTTTGCCATCAGCcagatgatgaagatgatgaggatgaagaGTCTAGTTCTCAGGAAGCTTTGTTGGAAAAGACATTAAATTTGCCAAGCtcatcaaataaaaatagtCATAGAAAATGTTGCTCTCTCCGAGCCATCCATATTGGCAGCCGTCAAAAAATTGTCATTTTG GTATATGTGGACCTTTTTTCCATAGCAATCCTTTTGTTAGGAGGGGCATTAGCATGTTATG GATTAATGTTGTGcttgaaaatgagaaaagtaaGATCTGAGAGAGCTTCATCAGAAATGTCAAAG GTTGCAGGATTGGCTGTTGTTTCCGTTATATGTTTTACCTCAAGTGCTTTTGTGGCTCTTTTTACCGATATTCCA ATGCTCTATCATTGGCATCCACAGCCCGTAAATGGTGTTTGTACTTCACTTTTACtgattttgtattattttatag GTTCATCAGTACCTTCAGCATTTGTCTTATGGGTCATGAGAGAATTACCACCCTCAATTACAACTGTCATATATGTTGAATCAAGACCAGTAACATTCATCAGTGAGAGTTCAGAATCTGTAAATCATCCTCAACGGTGGTCTACTGCCACAAGCTCACAAAATCAG ATATCAAGAGCAAGTCCCATATAA
- the LOC117924208 gene encoding tobamovirus multiplication protein 1 isoform X1, producing MFELRDGSCFPRVLAAVNVALACIDGVVGLLAFFQLIRIHSRSRQLGWTRQKVFHLMIGSSNVGYFLYFVLTLVATCKGWLCWSNSCGFVLMACPKILLLAAFLLLLSFWVDLCHQPDDEDDEDEESSSQEALLEKTLNLPSSSNKNSHRKCCSLRAIHIGSRQKIVILVIVLIFVLMVTFAVLIWIGMGKNLIDSSVVARVYVDLFSIAILLLGGALACYGLMLCLKMRKVRSERASSEMSKVAGLAVVSVICFTSSAFVALFTDIPMLYHWHPQPVNGVCTSLLLILYYFIGSSVPSAFVLWVMRELPPSITTVIYVESRPVTFISESSESVNHPQRWSTATSSQNQISRASPI from the exons ATGTTTGAATTGAGAGACGGCAGTTGCTTTCCACGTGTCCTGGCGGCTGTCAATGTGGCTCTTGCCTGCATCGATGGTGTCGTTGGTCTTCTTGCATTCTTTCAG TTAATAAGGATCCACTCAAGGAGTAGACAACTTGGTTGGACTCGCCAAAAA GTTTTTCATCTCATGATTGGATCTTCTAATGTGG GTTActtcctttattttgttttaactcTTGTGGCTACCTGTAAGGGTTGGCTATGCTGGTCGAATTCTTGTGGCTTTGTTCTCATGG CCTGCCCCAAAATTTTGCTTCTTGCAGCATTTCTTCTACTTTTATCATTCtg GGTCGACCTTTGCCATCAGCcagatgatgaagatgatgaggatgaagaGTCTAGTTCTCAGGAAGCTTTGTTGGAAAAGACATTAAATTTGCCAAGCtcatcaaataaaaatagtCATAGAAAATGTTGCTCTCTCCGAGCCATCCATATTGGCAGCCGTCAAAAAATTGTCATTTTG GTTATTGtgcttatttttgttttaatggtTACATTTGCCGTGCTAATCTGGATTGGAATGGGAAAGAATCTTATTGATTCATCAGTAGTGGCTCGG GTATATGTGGACCTTTTTTCCATAGCAATCCTTTTGTTAGGAGGGGCATTAGCATGTTATG GATTAATGTTGTGcttgaaaatgagaaaagtaaGATCTGAGAGAGCTTCATCAGAAATGTCAAAG GTTGCAGGATTGGCTGTTGTTTCCGTTATATGTTTTACCTCAAGTGCTTTTGTGGCTCTTTTTACCGATATTCCA ATGCTCTATCATTGGCATCCACAGCCCGTAAATGGTGTTTGTACTTCACTTTTACtgattttgtattattttatag GTTCATCAGTACCTTCAGCATTTGTCTTATGGGTCATGAGAGAATTACCACCCTCAATTACAACTGTCATATATGTTGAATCAAGACCAGTAACATTCATCAGTGAGAGTTCAGAATCTGTAAATCATCCTCAACGGTGGTCTACTGCCACAAGCTCACAAAATCAG ATATCAAGAGCAAGTCCCATATAA
- the LOC117924210 gene encoding mitochondrial inner membrane protease subunit 1-like isoform X1, protein MGVSNVKQWSRIVNEALDRAFFTAKFLCLLHVSNTYLCTVALAHGPSMLPTLNLSGDLILADRLSVRFGKVGPGDIVLVRSPQNPRKIITKRVVGMGGDRVTFSVDPKDSRRCETVVVPEGHVWIAGDNIYASTDSRNFGAVPYGLLQGKVFWRNRSHLKQKIGAKRSFKRVICFAGPLVQGSRKFFELMVENLQGGWFGSPSMHY, encoded by the exons atggGTGTCAGCAATGTGAAGCAATGGAGCAGAATAGTGAATGAAGCGTTGGACAGAGCCTTCTTCACAGCCAAGTTCCTCTGCCTCCTTCACGTCTCCAATACCTACCTCTGCACTGTGGCTCTT GCCCACGGCCCCAGCATGCTCCCCACCCTGAATCTCTCTGGGGATCTCATCTTGGCCGACCGTCTCTCCGTTCGTTTCGGCAAAGTGGGTCCCGGCGATATCGTCCTCGTTCGATCTCCTCAGAACCCTAGGAAGATTATCACGAAGCGTGTGGTGGGCATGGGAGGGGATCGCGTTACTTTCTCTGTGGATCCCAAGGACAGTCGCAGATGTGAGACTGTTGTT GTTCCAGAGGGGCATGTTTGGATTGCGGGAGATAACATATACGCTTCCACTGATTCAAGGAATTTTGGTGCTGTTCCTTATGGTCTGCTTCAAGGCAAAGTGTTCTGGAGG AACAGGTCTCATTTGAAGCAAAAAATTGGAGCAAAAAGAAGTTTCAAGAGGGTAATCTGCTTTGCTGGTCCTCTAGTTCAGGGAAGTAGAAAGTTTTTTGAGTTAATGGTAGAAAACTTGCAGGGAGGCTGGTTTGGTTCTCCTTCAATGCATTATTGA
- the LOC117924210 gene encoding mitochondrial inner membrane protease subunit 1-like isoform X2 codes for MGVSNVKQWSRIVNEALDRAFFTAKFLCLLHVSNTYLCTVALAHGPSMLPTLNLSGDLILADRLSVRFGKVGPGDIVLVRSPQNPRKIITKRVVGMGGDRVTFSVDPKDSRRCETVVVPEGHVWIAGDNIYASTDSRNFGAVPYGLLQGKVFWRVSFEAKNWSKKKFQEGNLLCWSSSSGK; via the exons atggGTGTCAGCAATGTGAAGCAATGGAGCAGAATAGTGAATGAAGCGTTGGACAGAGCCTTCTTCACAGCCAAGTTCCTCTGCCTCCTTCACGTCTCCAATACCTACCTCTGCACTGTGGCTCTT GCCCACGGCCCCAGCATGCTCCCCACCCTGAATCTCTCTGGGGATCTCATCTTGGCCGACCGTCTCTCCGTTCGTTTCGGCAAAGTGGGTCCCGGCGATATCGTCCTCGTTCGATCTCCTCAGAACCCTAGGAAGATTATCACGAAGCGTGTGGTGGGCATGGGAGGGGATCGCGTTACTTTCTCTGTGGATCCCAAGGACAGTCGCAGATGTGAGACTGTTGTT GTTCCAGAGGGGCATGTTTGGATTGCGGGAGATAACATATACGCTTCCACTGATTCAAGGAATTTTGGTGCTGTTCCTTATGGTCTGCTTCAAGGCAAAGTGTTCTGGAGG GTCTCATTTGAAGCAAAAAATTGGAGCAAAAAGAAGTTTCAAGAGGGTAATCTGCTTTGCTGGTCCTCTAGTTCAGGGAAGTAG
- the LOC117924210 gene encoding mitochondrial inner membrane protease subunit 1-like isoform X3, with protein MGVSNVKQWSRIVNEALDRAFFTAKFLCLLHVSNTYLCTVALAHGPSMLPTLNLSGDLILADRLSVRFGKVGPGDIVLVRSPQNPRKIITKRVVGMGGDRVTFSVDPKDSRRCETVVVPEGHVWIAGDNIYASTDSRNFGAVPYGLLQGKVFWRIWPPQGFGSLRHENE; from the exons atggGTGTCAGCAATGTGAAGCAATGGAGCAGAATAGTGAATGAAGCGTTGGACAGAGCCTTCTTCACAGCCAAGTTCCTCTGCCTCCTTCACGTCTCCAATACCTACCTCTGCACTGTGGCTCTT GCCCACGGCCCCAGCATGCTCCCCACCCTGAATCTCTCTGGGGATCTCATCTTGGCCGACCGTCTCTCCGTTCGTTTCGGCAAAGTGGGTCCCGGCGATATCGTCCTCGTTCGATCTCCTCAGAACCCTAGGAAGATTATCACGAAGCGTGTGGTGGGCATGGGAGGGGATCGCGTTACTTTCTCTGTGGATCCCAAGGACAGTCGCAGATGTGAGACTGTTGTT GTTCCAGAGGGGCATGTTTGGATTGCGGGAGATAACATATACGCTTCCACTGATTCAAGGAATTTTGGTGCTGTTCCTTATGGTCTGCTTCAAGGCAAAGTGTTCTGGAGG ATATGGCCACCTCAAGGTTTTGGATCGTTAAGACACGAGAATGAGTAA